In the genome of Synchiropus splendidus isolate RoL2022-P1 chromosome 2, RoL_Sspl_1.0, whole genome shotgun sequence, the window cgTGGTCATTGAAGTGGGTTTCAGAACCCGTTTGAGCCGGAAGGTTCCTGCACAGCAGCAAAATGATCATGATGAGTACCGACGATGCCTATGGTTGCCACTTGTACCTCATTCTTTTAGGTTGCTTCACCCACTTCTCACTGGCACGATTACCACATGTAGCCGCCATGCCACGGCTTAGAATCTCATCTGTGATTCTGAAGATCTTCTGTACTGTGGCACCTCATGGATGCATTGACAGGAGCTGACTGGAGTCATCCAGCCACGTTTTCTATAAGGTGCTGAGTTTGAATTCAGATCTATTTTTTAGTTCTAATTCAGCAGGACCAACTTTGTAGATGATGTATGATGATGTTGTGACTCTTTAACACTTGTTCTGGGACAATACAAGCTTCACGCATCACTTATctagttttgttgtttaacaTTATTCACCGTCTTCTGCTTATTTCCGCATGTATGTGACATAAGGAAGTCCATGTTAAGAGTttaatgaaaaacaagtcaggacGAGGTGATAAAGAGCAGCAAGAAGTCAAgcacattcatttgaaaaatataaaactttAATAAAGGCTACATCTCTcaataattacaataattatAGGTCCATGTAAATCTTTAAATGAAACTCtttatataatgtataatttaCAGTTTagatagaataaaataaaacaacggGGGGTGTAAAAACAACgtggaaacaaataaaacacacgATTACTGGATATTAttaaaagcataaaaatatcttttcaaacacaaaacccTTTTAAAAACCAAGGGATATATATTAAAACCCTGAAACAGGGTAGCACATGGTATGGCATCCATATAGGCACAGGTGTACTCATAAAACaccagcgagtgtgtgtgtgtgtgtgtgtgtcagttcaTCAGAATGCATAATTACAATGTATACAGGAGCTATGTGATAGAGCGTATCGCTGTGGCAACATTCAAACAACTCGGGAGCCGTAGTGCTCATGTTCCTGTCTAACACGTGAGCGGACTTCTTCCAGAAGTCCTTTTCTGTGACCCAAAATGTTTCTTGTTAGAGCAAGTTATTTTGGTGTGCGGGCTGTAAACACTGCCATTATTAGATGGTACAGCCTGTGCTGCAGGTCTCCTCTGCGTGGAGCTGTTTGAaacccccccccaccccctgtGCAATGCCTGGTTTGCAAACAAAGGCACAACAAAAAAGATTGAGCTCTGTCGCCAGACGGAGAGAAGGgactaacaaaaaaaagacgAAAACATTAGTGTGACCAAGTAAATATTAAAAACTATCAGCAGCATATAAGACTGGAATTGACCATTAGGGAGAGTGGGACAAACTAAATGGTCGTTATTTTGGTTCAGACAGGGCTACAAGGCTGTGGGAGGTTCTAGTCTAGTGTCTCAGTCTATTCTATTGAAGTTCTCCCAACATTCAAAGCAGCTTGCCCATTGGCTGGAGTCAGGAAGGACAGAGGTTGGAGGGGCTAAAAAGAGAAAGGGTTATTTCAATAAATACTTAATAAAAACGTTCACCTCATAACAACAAGCATCTACTAGAtaaaatacatgtatatatacatagtCATGTATGTATATGCACACGTACAGTTGTGCCTGAAGAGCTCAGTCAGCACCTCTGCTGTTCTCGCACGTCACAACAGTCTACAACTTCAGTGGTTATATTCAAGACGTTGGGCGGGTCTTACCCCCGACTGGCTTCCAATCAGCACCAACCCCAAAGTCTCTGTTCCCTTGTGTTTCTAAGGCTGATTGGTTGACAGTGTCAGGGAGGGCCAGTGCCTCCTCTGGTTTCTGCTTACTTCATTGGCTCGTCTTCCTTCAATCACTCCTCTTGTGCTGGATATATTAACTCTGTTTAGCTTAATATTACGAAatgcttaaaaaacaaaacaaaacaaaacaaaaataaaacaaacaaagtgtccagaattcatttttctttcaacaataAAGAGTCTCTTGTATTGGGGACAATGTAGCTTTTGGTCGGGCATGAAAGGGCATTGGTTGCGTTCGTGACAAAATGGCGTTCAGTCCATTCTCTCCACTTTGCCAAGGACTTTTCCCTCGTACATGGGCAGCACGCTGGTGTCCTCCCACACTTCCTCAAATACAGCGCCACACTCAAACTCGTCACTGGCCTTCTTGAAGTAGTACCTGAAGGGCAGACAGAAGGCAGGAATTAGTCATCAAAACACTAAGCAGCATCCTGGTGAATATCTGGTGAATACGTATTGAATTAACTCTCTGCAAAATGAAGCCAGCTGAGACAGCTTCTGAGAGTATTCCAACTTCATCATCTTGACTCTTGTCCACTGAATAGATCCTGCATCTGCATCCTCCAAGCTGCCATTTGCGATGGCTGTCAATgacggctcttcctatcatagAGGTTAACATTCCAGGTGCCTGAGAGTCTGCTCGCTGCCTTTGCTTGTGCACACATTAAGAATGCTTTGCAATCAgcagtgaagaaaaagaagagcagGTCAGAGGAGCGTGGTGGAATCAGTGAGTGGGCGTGAAAAGCTGGACGCAGGCCGAGCCTGAGGGGCTCTACACCCTGGGAGGTGGGCGACTACTCAAACAGTCTCCTGTAGGTCACGGGTCAGCTCACTAACCCACTCTTCTTCTCTCAAGCAGCGATAACTCCCCGGGTTCGCTCGCTGGCAGTGACTGTGCAGTGCTCCTAATCATTCCTGCGCAACCTCCATCCCAGGAAAAGATCAGCAGGAGGGGATTTAATGATAAGCTTTGTAATGGAAAAATGCCTCATTTTGTCTGTGCGCGTCTGTGTCCAGAATACCGAAAAGGTCTGAGTTTTACGAGCAATCCTTCTGCTTGGAGTCGTTCAAACATCACGTGAGGCGGGGAGCAGCTAACATTAACTTTCATTTGGCTTGATGAGCGACATTCCACATAAACCTACTGCTGGCTGTGGCGTGTTTCTAACAAGAATGTAGCACCGTCGGTTGTCTAAAGGTTGGTTCTAAAACCAACCAAAGAGTTGTGAGAGTGATGCTTAAATTGGCTCGAGAGCATCGTCATCTTCTGGTTCGCTTGGCTTATCTTAACTCGATGAAGCTAACGTTCAGAGAGAGCAGTATACAACTAACTGAAAAGTCAACTCAGCAATTAAAAATTCTGTTGGTGGTTAGTCAAGAGctccttcacaaacaaaacgttTCCGTATCTCTTCAAATTATTGCCTGCCTGGGAATGATTCAGTCTTGACTCTTCGTTTGtacaaactaaaaacaaagcagattctttttttatcaTCTGGATTTTCTAACTCCACAACAGTTCAAAGTCATCACTCTATGTTTCAGAGAGCGGGGCAGGCAGAGACGTCTTTCCATTGCAACATGTTTTATGtggcagggttttttttctcttgcgtGCAACATCTGGCACCAATATTGTCTGGCAGTGCAGCAATGTACTGCTCTCTGCTGTTCTGCTGCCATGATCAAATTAACCAACTCCACACATTCGGCGGCCATTGAAGCCAGACCACCTCCTCCCCATCCTCTCCCACACGCTAAAGAGTTATTGGTTCGTAGGGGTGCATTGACTTGTTTGCAGACCCATCTCTTTCTTGCCTAACAAGCAGATGTGGCTGCGATCAGACACTGATGTCATGGGCATGCAGGCTTTGTCTCTTCTCAGCGGTTGTCACGACAGTAAAACTTTGTTTTGATAAGTAAAATGTAATCCACATAGAAATGGGAAGCCACCATCACCGAGGTGAACATGGCTTTACATCCAATGATCGCATTCGGATGATCAGCTGGAGGTAGCTGTGCTGTTACCGTCTGTCAGCCGCTCACAACACTGGAGACTAATACCTGACGCAATAATGTGGAGGAAGAATTTGAAATGCTCTTTATACACGAAATAAAATGGCTCAGGCTTCAAAGCCACATTTATTAAAGCTGCCTTACCATGAAAATCAGGACcagatgtgagaaaaaaaaatgtcctccaGAACACCCCTCTCCCCCGCCTTCCCCTGTCCCGGAAAGCTTTGAATTCGCTGGATAATCtcagcttctctttcagcatACGTTTCACAGGACTTGATTACAAGACATGACAGCCAGGAAACTCTTCGATATTCACCTGTAGTTGCCTTTCTTGCTTAGCTGTTCCTTAAAGTGTCCCAGAGTGAGGCAGTGGGTCTTCATGACGCTGCGATAGGGAATCTCCTCACCACAGAAGAAGTAGGTGACCACTAGTTCTTTAGAACTGAAAACACAGGACaaaaggtggtttaaaaataattctcAGAAAATACCACAGATGAAACTAAAGAAGCAAAGGTAGCCAGAAGACAGCTGGCTCACCCtccaattaaaaataaaaaaaaagcttcacacTAAGTCTGGCTGTGGTTAAACATCAAACGCTCTTGACATTGAACAAACAACTGTATGAAAGGAGCCGATAAGCCCAAGTTACCAGGGGCTACTCAACACATCTTTGTTGGGGTCCACTGGTGAGCATCTGGGTGTGTGCGCATTAAGAGACGGGTGGTTAGTTATGATTCTGTATTAAAGCATGTTTCAtcttaaaatgattaaaaaaactaGAGAAGAGGAGTTCAAAGACGCAGCTATGCtgactcacaaaattccttttTAAAGGGAAGAAAGTCTCTGAGTCTGGAACTCATGTCTCCCAAACCTACTTTAAATACGGAGGGGGAATGATCGCTCAatcaatatctatctatctcaccCAGTTACCATTGAATTAAAACTCAAAATCATGGATCATGGATAACTGATTAGCAGAGACACAACAGATGGATGGTTTGCCAGATTTTAGGAAGATCAGACGAGCTATCATAGGTCAGTCTGGCGCACacttaaaatatgaataaagatTATATAATAAAGCAAACCTGCCTATTTTTTGACatcaaaaatgttgcaaacaCAAAGGAGAGTGGGGCAACAATGTCACAAGCAAAACATTACAATTTTCTATTCCGAGTGATTATTAAATAATTTCAATATAATTaatgaaatacattgaaaaaaagaaagttctaCAAAGTAACTTTAAAACTGAATCCAGCATATGCCTACAAACAAGCTGTGTACGTCAAATAAGTCATATTTGTTTCCTCAAAACTGCTTTTACGATAAAGCACTAGCCAATGAGGAAATTTAGTTGCTCTCCTCAAAtgaattctgtaaatattaACCAGGTTAGATGTTGCAATAAAGCAATAATCGGCTCAACAGCTTCACTTTTGAGTTCATGAACAAAGCTGAACTTATTCTGTATGTGTAACAACTGACTGAAATGTGTGTTGGCAAGTTAACAATAAGCGTtaaagccaaaaaaaacaaaaaacaattgggatTCAAGAAAATCATTTGACTTTTTTAATATGACTTAAGTCACGGAAGGATTCTTACTCTTCAGCTTGTAGTCCAGGGCTGTTGAGAGAGCTTCCTACAGAGGAAAAGGCAGCAACTGGTGGACCCCTGTGTTTCTGAAGACCTGCTGCCACTGAATGCCTGTCATGGacatatgaaagaaaaaatagagATATAAATACAgagtcgaaaaaaaaaatgtcgttTCGTACAAAAGCTTATTTACCTTTGTTTTGGAGGTTTGGACACCTCCTCTAATCTCCGACAAGCCTCCTCAAGCTGTGCCAACGTGTTGGGTGGAGGCAGAGGTGGCATAGCAGGGTCCTGAATGAAAGGATGGCCTGGGTGATGACTGCGGAGATGAGCACCATTGCCAATTCCCCCACCACCCCAAGGGGAATGAGCCCGACCAGATAACGTCTTGCAGTCAAGAAGGTTAGATTTCTTAAGACCCTGAGTGCTGTgcaaaaacatcaaaatcaagACAAAAATTATGAGAAGACGGATCTGGATCATGTGGAGAAGTAGGTTGATTTTTTTACCTGTGTGGTTTGTGCTTGCCCTGCCGCTCACTCTCCAGGATCCATTGCCAAACATTCTGAGAGCGGTCTGTGGCATCAAGAGGAAGGCAAGGAGGAGACACACCATTCTCTGTAGGTCTTACCGACCGCCTACTCAATGAGCTACAGCGActggaaaggaaaagaaaaaaggtcaGCATTGATCAAAAGGGCATGACAAGCATTCATATTTTTGAATGTAAACATACACAGAGGTCAGATCCGAGTACTTAGACCCCCCAGGAGGACACAGGCACTGCACCCGCTGAGCCGCTTCAGATTCAATCTGCTCCTTTGTCTTGGTCCCAGCATGGTGATGGTGGATGTAGTGGTGGTGGATGTGCTTTGTGGACTGCAGACTTGGCACTAGGACCTTGGAGGCACCAGGATGTacaccaaagaggggtccctcGTCCGAGAACACCAAGGCACCTGTCCGGTCTGGGGAGTGGGAACGCGGCGAGTGTCGCACCACACCAGGAGACTGGCAACCAGGGGTCTTAAGGACTCTGGAGAGATGTTCATCCAGGATAGCTTGAGGGTCTTCCTCACACTGGTTGCCAGATGGAAGCAGGGGGTGATGGATGGAATAATCGCCAGTGACGTCGACACTTTCTTCCCTGTCCTCCTCCTAGAGGATTAGAGCAAAAAAATTCAACACGCTATCAAAAACGTTGGCAcagaaatactgtaaaaacaagggAATAACTTCACTTGCGTTTTCTATTTGTCTCTTGGTTAACAGGCAATGTCTGTGCTTGAGCTATTATGCACTGACCGTGAATCACAAAGACCACTGGATAACAACTAGGTACTAACTGAAGAATCTTTGCCTCAAAACATACAGTTGAAATTTCGCAGAAACGAGAGGATGAGAGGAATCAAAAGTTTATGCATGATAGACTTCGAGTCAATTTTTCTACTTCTACATGCTAATGCctgaataaagttttttttaagtgatacAAAACACAGGCTAACTTTGATGTAAGCACAATTCCCGTGAGGTAGCCACTGAAGTGCTGCTTGACGTTCTAAATGGgaggttgttttttgtttttgtgattgcacCTCTTGGATCTGTTGTAGTCGCTCCTCCAATGAGCTCATGGTATCCTGCTCACGCTTCAGTTTCTCAAGTCTGGCTATGAGTTGTGCAGCAAAGGTTGAGGGCTCGACAGGGGTCATCTCCTTAGGCAAACGATGTGTTCTCTGCAAACAGCACAAGGAGGCGGACATTTTacaagtgagtgagtggaacGACTTCTTGTTTCCGACAAACACAATATGTTGTATTACTGCTCCAAAAAGTGTGACTGTTCTGAATGGGTACATCCAGATGCCCTTGGCCCCTTAGCTAACCTGAGCCTTCTCCATTGCCCATCCCAGCGAGATCTCCTCGTGGCTACTGTCCTTGGCAGTGCCTGGCTGGCGGGCAAGGGTTAGAGAGAGGGTAGTGATGGCGGGTAGCAGTTGGTCTCGCTTGGAGGGGAGGccccctgcctgcaccctctgTAGCCTGACCAAGCCATCAGCTCGCAGCCTCTGAAGTCAGCACACTTCAAAGCGCTCTTGTCAGACATCAAACGCACGCTAGGGGTGGGAGGGACATGCAGCTTTAAATCTCAGAATAAAAGCCAGATATCAACGGAGAAGAGAGTGTGAGTAGAGGAGAAGGGAGGAGAATGGGGGGTGAGGGGGACAGAATTAACAGCATAAAAAGAGAGTGGAGGATTGAGATGTGCGTTTGTAAAGTGGTGACGGTGGCAGCAAGAGAGCAAGAGAGGAGGGgaaagggagggagaggagagaggagtcaAATAGAGGGAAGATCTAAGGGGAAGTAGTAATTTATTTCCTAGCTGCATGCAGGGCAGCTCTGAGGTACTCTAGTCACATTATCCTACTTTTTCTTTAACTATATGCAGTGGCGCCCCCCAACCCTCtcacttttttgttatttggcaCACTGGCTTTCTTgatttttactctttttttgttgttcgtCTCATCTCTTTGTAGAAACGatgaaggaaagaagaagaaagggaagcAGAGCTGCTGGCAAAGGAGCGCCAGCCCTGCACGGGGCCCCCGCTGCCTGGGGCTGGTGCATCATGGGAGACAGAGCCATCTCCAAATCAGGAGGGAGACATTAAAGGAAAGCAAGTGGGAAAGGGAAAGAGACAAAGATattggaagaagagagagagagagacaaggggagacaaggcagagaagaaaagaggaaaaaaggtGGAACAGACAACAGTGTAAAACGAAGCCACAAACTCAGACAGACTTCTTACATGTACACTCGAACCTGTGTTTTGCCATGTAACAAGAGTTTCACACTATTTCCTTGCCTCCAACATTTCTCCATCCAAACTTGTCTTGAAGTATTTTTCTCCATTTCCTTGCCTGCTCCCCATAACAGCCACGTCAGCTCAACACGGATAGCaatatattgaaaatgtattcagaaaatgattttatataagacaattattgttattataaaaatattctTAGTTTTTACCCCACCAACCCATACCTAAATAACAGCAGGGTGACAAGACAGGTTTTAACATATTGGAAACATATATGTGGAGACACCATTGCAAAGTAAAGAAGCACACAAATGGAGCCTATCATCTCCTCTACTTTTATAAATTCGTTAGTCACTGTCTCCGGAGAAAATCAATCAGAGACAGATGAGAGACAAAACCAAATGGTTAAATGGGAAGCAAAACTTACAGGAAAGTGTGGCAGGGAGACCTGGCCGTTGATCTTGACACTGCGATGCATCTCTCGCTGAAGATGCTTCTTGGTGCCAGTCTTGTAAGGAGGGATACCAtctctaaagaaaaaaatatattaccCATTAGCATTCACTAGAGAAgcctaagaaaaaaaaaaaaaagaaaaaaaaaatacatgccaAAACCAAATTTATGCACATCAATCTTCATTCAACCAGTGGTTCCGCACCACCACCACTGGGTTATCAATGTGCTGTGTGGAAGCCAAAAAGTGCAGCCCACCATTAAAATGACAGACAGGACATCACTCAGAAACCAACCACAGGGCGCTCTACAAACATTTTAAGGCTTTAGAACTTTTGAAGCCAGGGAAACaaaagacacacaacaaaacacttgAGGACAATGGGTGAGTAATGCTAAACATGGCTACGGGGGCTTCAAAGGAGCCCCACTGATAAGATTAGTCCCTGTCGACTTTTGACAACCCTTCTTACCATGTGACTGATTTAGAGTAAACAACATCCATCGACAGAATCATTGAAGCATCATATACCTAAGAATCTGAGCTGATCCAAACAGACAATCACACTGCCACCAATACTTGATTTTCCTCAAACACTATCATTGGAGCTTGACATGAAAAactcaaaaaggaaaaaaaatgaaatgaaaaaataaggCATGCatgacaacaataaacaacatgAATCTTGCTAAACATGACATGTTTTCCACATGCTGACGTTTAAagcacaaaaatgaaatgaagcctACTCTCAAGTGAACAATTAAGCATTTATGTTAGTTAgactccactttttttttatttcatgtctgcTGGTTTTTCCAGTCAGCAGCCACTTTAGCTGGGCCAATTATCTTGGACGTTTTGGCTGCTCAGAAGTATCTGACCTAGCCCAAACGCTACTTTTTCTGCTGCCTCTTTGAAATCTCACACTCATGCACATATGCAGTCGCTGCCATCTTCGTTTGGCAAATGCTCCGCTGCGTGTCTCTGATCTCAGCAACATCAAACGCCTGGTTTGTAAGATAAGGTAATGTTTGAAGTTGGTGCAGCAGCATTCCCCAGCGTCCAAGTAAATCCATAAATAAGATataagcaaaaaagaaaaaaaaatcccctatCCCTTCTTCTGTCTCACCCTCTTTCCCAAatcctcttcttcttgttctttatcccagaaatgaaattcaaatgtgtgttttaacaACGATGAAAGGGTGCGCTAATCAAATTGTTGCCTCCAATAAAAGCAGGGTGTAAATGGTGAGAACTACAACATGGATATGACTTTGACTGTAGAGAAAATCCCACAAACGTATCTTCCTGCTTCCCTGCTTCCGTTTGTACACAAGCCGCTTCAGTGATGTCAGATGATGCGAACACTTCTACTTAACTCTACCTATGACTGTGATAGTCCAGGGCAAATGAAACCTGTCAGTCAAATGAGACAATAACTAATGATGAAGAAAACTCAACAACTCAGGAGTGGTGTGCTTACAAGAACACCAACACATCATACAATGTTAGATCAACTTTCCTCTTCCTGTACTGCCACCAATTCCATGAACAGATGCTTTGTGCAGTTTCTGGAGAAAGACATGGACTTTCATGGTTTCATGGCTCCTTACTTTATGGGGATCTCCTATTCAGTTGTGCAAGTCATTTTCAAAGCAGTCAGCCACCCTCTTATCCCCCTAAGCTCCCCTCACCCAACAATAGGCTGAAAGCGATTCAGTTAAGCCTTTTATACTCCATGCACTTTATTTTCTCACTCCCTTGCACTTCTAGCCTTACCTCTCCTGCTTTTGGCTCTGGACTAAGGAGCGGAGAACAAGTGAGTGCAATTTTGGGGGGTGTCCTAGTGCAGCTTTGGGGAGTTCCTCATTCTTGTCCCGAGGTCTAGCACCGAGTAACCCCTGTGAATGCCTTGCAGACACATGATCTCAGCACGCTGTGGAGGCCAGTGGCAGGAAACCAACCTACCATGTGAGTAAGCCTCCTTTCATTTGGTGCCAACATTTTTCAATGAGTTTGTCTTGAGGCCCAAATGGCCATTTCCCTCCCCctgtcctccagctcttcaaGGGAAAACAGCGATTagacaacatgaaaaaaacaagcctGTTGTGGCAGAAGGGTGGGTGGGATGGATACATTTCAACTCAGAAGAAAAATAAGGCAACGCCCCCACCCACATCAAGACAATCTCATTTTTTCCTCGCTCCTTTCTGGCCTGAAACACACAGCGACAAACTTCAAACGAGCCTCAGACAAAACGACTTTAGCAGCGTCGACTCCCGGAATGCAACACCAGCTAATGCACAATGATGGCATCACCTGTACGATTTAAATACATCGACACCACTGACCTTAAGCAAGCAGACTGCAAAAACAAATACTTCCTGCATGTTTTCAAATGAGTTCTAAGATGCTAGTTGAGCTCGGTTCAAGGAAGATTTAGATACAACAGAAGGATACATTCACAGGAAAGGTTTAGCAGAATAAAAACCATTCCATTGAAGTTTCTGCAGCAGATTAAATGACAATGGGGACCTATGCATTTTCTTCTGAGATTTACATCAACACTTACACACTACTGTCTGTCATTGACATGGAATCGTCTGTCGTAGCATCACTGGAGATCTCGCTGTCATTGGCACTAGTGGCAGGAGCAAAGATGTAGCCAGAGTTGACAAAGTAGGGGCTGGCTGGATCTCCTTGCCTGTGGGACCTAGACAGCAAAGAGCAAACAAATTTGATCACATTCAAGGTCACATTCAAAGTGCTTTATAGCACTATTTTAGATACATTAgacattttattcttttttacagGCAAAAGACCAAAGTGTTTTGTGTGAGTTGATGTGAGATTGTAACCTCAATAGAAAGATTAGTTACATACGTTTTGGACAATAGTGAACATCTTTTTGATTCACACAGACCTCAACAGTCCATTACTTTAATTTGAAAATGCCATTCA includes:
- the LOC128754531 gene encoding axin-2-like, yielding MSRALAEHINSSFREDAPRPPVPGEEGEASCYSHSRPGKMRALGKVKESPVASAPPCTSLMRRNEDGLGEPEGSASPDSPLVRWTKSLHFLLGDQDGAHLFRTFLERENCVDTLDFWFACNGFRQMDLKDTKTLRVAKVIFKRYIENNSIVAKQLKPATKTFIRDSIKKQQIDSAMFDQAQTEIQSNMEENAYQLFLTSDIYLEYVRTGCENAAYMNHSGLGSLKLMCGYLPPLMEDKEWSCGDLKAKAIGSVVGLSMKTLRATAAIRTAAEVLENSCRSHRQGDPASPYFVNSGYIFAPATSANDSEISSDATTDDSMSMTDSSVDGIPPYKTGTKKHLQREMHRSVKINGQVSLPHFPRTHRLPKEMTPVEPSTFAAQLIARLEKLKREQDTMSSLEERLQQIQEEEDREESVDVTGDYSIHHPLLPSGNQCEEDPQAILDEHLSRVLKTPGCQSPGVVRHSPRSHSPDRTGALVFSDEGPLFGVHPGASKVLVPSLQSTKHIHHHYIHHHHAGTKTKEQIESEAAQRVQCLCPPGGSKYSDLTSVRCSSLSRRSVRPTENGVSPPCLPLDATDRSQNVWQWILESERQGKHKPHSTQGLKKSNLLDCKTLSGRAHSPWGGGGIGNGAHLRSHHPGHPFIQDPAMPPLPPPNTLAQLEEACRRLEEVSKPPKQRHSVAAGLQKHRGPPVAAFSSVGSSLNSPGLQAEDSKELVVTYFFCGEEIPYRSVMKTHCLTLGHFKEQLSKKGNYRYYFKKASDEFECGAVFEEVWEDTSVLPMYEGKVLGKVERMD